Below is a genomic region from Oscillatoria sp. FACHB-1407.
AGTAGCCGCGAATTCATTCGCCGGGCTCTTAAACCGAACGGACGTTAATTGGAGATAGTCATACCGATTTAAGGTTTGATTGTGGCAAATCAATGGGTAGGGGCGTTTCGCGAAACGCCCTTACGGAATCATGTGCAGCGAAGCCAATTCAAATTGGTATCAATTGGCTAAAACAACGCTAACGAGATCCACTGCGTGTCGTGACATTGGGATCCGTATGACGGGCAGGCTCTTCACGCTTAGGTAAAAGCCCTGCCAATCCAGCCAGACCTAACAAGCCCAACCAACTCCAATCACTGTCGTCTTCTGTTTGCAAGGTATCGGTAGTTGTTCCAGTTGCGTCATAGGGAGCAGTCGTTGTTCCAGTGGTGCCGCCAGTCGTGCCCCCAGTCGTTCCACCTGTGGTTCCCGTGGTGCCACCCGTTGTACCGCCAGTGGTTCCAGTCGTGCCCCCGGTTGTTCCACCAGTGGTTCCCGTGGTGCCCCCGGTTGTTCCACCAGTGGTTCCAGTGGTTCCCGTGGTTCCCGTGGTTCCCCCGGTTGTTCCACCAGTTGTTCCCGTGGTTCCCGTGGTTCCCCCGGTTGTGCCGCCAGTGGTTCCCGTGGTGCCGCCAGTGGTTCCACCTGTTGTACCACCAGTAGCATCTCCCGCAGCCCCGCCAGTGATTCCACCTGTGGTGCTTGTACCGCCAGTCGTACCACCTGTTGTTCCAGTGGTTCCCGTGGTGCCGCCAGTGGTGCCGCCCGTCGTACCCCCGGTTGTGCCGCCCGTCGTACCGCCCGTCGTACCGCCAGTAGCTCCGTCACCCGTTGCGCCACCCGTTGTGCTTGTTCCCCCTGTGGTGCCTGCTGTTCCCCCTGTGGTGCTAGAAGTACCAGAAGTTGCAGTCACAGGTAAAGCCAGTGCTAGGGTTGTGAAGCCGACCGCGAAGACGTTTAACCACACCTGTTTAGATAAATTTGAAAGCTTCATGGTGATCGTTCCTTGATGTCTTAGATGTTTTACAAATTTCGGTTTTCAGATTTAAGAAGTCTCAGGAAATTTTGAGACATTGATGGATGTTATTGGTGAATGCTGTTGAAATGATTTGCACAGCCTTTTGAGCGAGCACCTACTTGGTGTTGCTACTAATCGACGTCTCGCTGTGCTTTTCCCTTACCCTACCCTTCTTCTAAGCAGGATAGGCAATGGAGAACGGTTCTACTTCTACCGTGGGCATAGATTCGCGCAATTCAAGATAAAGTTTTACGGCATAAGATGCCGTCATGCGCTCAGTTATCAGGACGGGAAGCAGCTTGAGCTAATGGAGATTCATCGTAGTGTTGCAACAGGTCAGCCGGATCGTTGTAAATGGCGATCGCCCCTTTGAGTTGTTCTTCCTGAAAGCCCCCACACCGCATGGCAATAACAGGGACACCTGCTTTGGCTGCGGACTCAATATCGTAGGGTGTATCACCTAACATCACGACTTCATCAGGGGCAAAGTTGCCTTTGTTGAGGGCAGCTTCGACGATATCGGGGGCAGGCTTTGATGCCTCTGTGTCACTGGATGTAGTTGCATCTTGAATCAGGTCATCCACCTGTGCTGCTTTCAGGAGTGCTCCCAGTTCTTCGTTTGAGGCTGAACTCGCAACCACCAATTTCAGCCCTGACTCCTGCATTTTTTGCAGTAGCTCTCGTGATCCGTTAGCCGGAGCAAGTTGGGGTACAAACTTTTCGAGAACCAACTGCTTGCGATAAGCACTGATTTCTTTTCCTGTTCCTTCCTCATCATTTAGACCGGGGACTAATTGAGGCATGATGCGATCGCCCCCCATACCAATCATGCCGCGAACAGTCTCGAAATCAATGTCATATCCAAATTTGGCAAACGCCTCTACCCAGGCTTGGGCGTGAGCATCGTTGCTTAAGACGAGCGTTCCATCCACATCTAACAACAAACCTTGCAACGCCACTTTTATTCACTCCGGAGTCGAAACTTTTCTTTAAAAGTGGCAGTAATGTTGTAGTTAATTCATCACTCTAGAAGTAGAAGCTCTGTAAGTTTTGAGTGTTAGTTGTGAGGTGTAATGTGTGAGATGGAGTGCGATCGTCCAGAGAAAAATTCAAGCATTCTAGAAAAATTTTTGTAGATTACTTGTGACTGAGAAAAGCTTGCATGACTCAGTTCAGAATTTAGTTCATAAACCAGTTCATAAGAAAAATAGTCATTTTTTCTAATTCAAATTAGTCTTATGCCTGCCTTGAGTTAGAGGTTGACTAGCAGCCGAGCCACTATTGTTGAGTGACAAATTTTTGAACCTAACTTCTGTTGGAATAGCACTCATGAAAAACCCAGGAAATAACCAGCCCGCTTACTTTTCACAATATCTATCACTGGCACCTGTTTTGGCGGTGGTGTCGGTTTCCGTCGCCTTTTCACTCTGGTTGATCATTAATGCCTTTTTTCCGGATCTCCTATTTCACCCAATGCCGTAAAAGTTAAAAGTTGCCGACCCAATCTTGAGCAGGAATGACATGCCATTTCATCGACATGTTTCCTGTTCCTAAAGATTAGACGGGGGCGAATGGCAGTTCGCCCCACAACTCATCCCGATTCAGACGATTCAGACGCCCGTCGAGCCAAAGCCCCCTTCGCCTCTAGAGGTTGACTCTAACTCTTCAACCGCTTGCACCGTCACAGGATAAACAGGTTTGATGACCATTTGCGCAATTTTCATGCCGATCGCAACGTGAAAAGGGGCTTTGCCATGGTTAATCAGAATCACTCCCACTTCCCCCCGGTACCCCTCATCAATAGTGCCGGGGGTATTTAGAACCGTCACTTGATGCTTGAGGGCTAACCCGCTTCGAGGTCTGACCTGAGCCTCCGTGCAAGGGGGCAATTGGATGCTTAGCCCCGTGGGAATGAGGGCACTGCCTCCTGGTTCAATGAGTGTGTCAACGGTCGAGAATAAATCTAAGCCTGCGTCTCCGGGATGGGCATAGTGGGGCAAGCGGGCATTTTCGTTGAGTAGCTTAACTTTTAAAGTCAGATCCATCGGTGATGGGGGAATGGGAGTTGGGTCAATCGTCCATCGTCAACGGTTCGTCGTCAGTTGTCAATTCTTATCACTGACCTGTTTCTCTTGAATCGCTTTGGATAAAGAGTATAGCCGTAGCCACATTCGGGGGCGGTGGTGAGTCAGAAGGCTTCCCCAGGGTAGTGCCCTGGAGGGAAGGATGGTGAGAGGGTGTGAGATTGCGAAATGCCCTCGCTCATACCCTCTCACGGTCGCTCTCTTAGTTCCCATCCTTTCCTAAATAACGTCAGTTCGGTTTAGGAGCCCGGCGAATGAATTCGCAGCTACTAGAGCGAAGTCCGCCGACGCGGACTCCGGAAGATGCAGGATTTGACGAACCGACGCAGGTCGGTTTTGCTTCTATAGCGGCGGTTTTAACCGCCGAAATTCTGATCCCGAATTCACATTAAACACGTTAGATAGGACTACCCACTTATGGAGGTGCTTCCAATAGTTGCTCCAGGAGGCACCTTCACCGCTCCATTTCCAGGCAGGAGCCTGGAAACGAGGTTTAGGCTTGCTCCCCACTCCCTACTCCCCATTCCCTACTCCCGCCTTTAGAGGTTTATCCTGCTCATAACTAAAGTGCTCTGGTCGAGTCAGGGCAATCTCAGCTTTCTGCAATTCTGCGCCGAGATAAAGCGCGTGTTCGGGTTGCAGAGCAGGGCAATCAGCGGCAATTTGTCGATAAAGCTGTGTAGCAGATCGCCCAGAATAGCAGTTGATAGCTTCGCCTGAGCCAGGAGTAAGGTGTTCAACCAAAATCTCGTTCTGCTGAACCGCAATGGTGAAACTGCCAACCGGGTCGGCATAGTCTCGTTGCTGGCAGATTTTGGGGTATTGGGATTCAATCAGGCGATCGCTATTTTCCCAGCAGTCGTCATAAATATGAGCACTCTGGCTAACGGTAATCAATGGACCCAATGTGAGAGGGGTAGAGGTGCGAGTGCTGATCTCCTGTAGGATATGTTGCTGCAATGCTCGCAACCCCATCGCGTTAGCAACCCACGCCGAAAACATGTCATTACTCCGAAAGGTGGCAGTCAGCGAAAGTTCTCCATCCACCACTCGTACCCAGATGTGATTCAGACAGGGTGGACTGTCGCCTGCAACATGATCATTCACATCCCATAGAGACATTACGGCTCTGGCAGAGTTGAGATCAACCGATAGTTTCTCAATCACTTGTTGAATTTGGTCTTGCCCAAACCACGATCGCAAGCGTTGACCATAGGTATATTTCACGCCTTCTCGCAGGGGAGCGTCGTCCAAAATTTGGGAGATGTATTGTTGAATGAAGGGGCGATCGACCGGGAGGTAATTGGGTTCTGGAAAATAGAACCCATCTGGTTCGTCAGTGACGATCGCCACCAGATCAATCAATTCCTGCCAGTGTCCATCATAGGCAGTGGGGCGAATCGTCCCTGTTGTTTTGATGCGATGAATGATTTTGACCCAGGTTTCCGCAATGGTTTTGCCCTCAATACGGTGTCCATAGCGCACGCCCGGAAGCGTTGTTGGCGTTAACGGAGCTTGCGGAAAGGTGAGTGCAGTTCCCCAAGCGACAACTTCTCCTCGTGCGGCAAAGGTCTGTACCTGTTGTACTGCTTCAGCGATCGACTTTGCCTCACGCCATTCCAGCGACTGCCGCAACTGTTCCAACGCCTCCAGTGGAATCTCAATGTCGATGTAGCCTGTGATGGGCGACTGCACCACCCAACAGTCGCGTCCCGTGTCGGTTTTACCTGGCTTAACACCATTCCTCAAAAAGTCGAGTAAGCAGGTACACGCTCCAGCGTTTTGATCTTCCTTCGTAGCATTCAAAACCACTAGAAACCGCACCTGAGGATTAGCGAACAGATTGCGAAGCAACAGACTGATGCCACGAGTGGGGCTATACAGTTGCCCGATGACTCCATATTCGTGGGGGCGCAACTTTTTGGCGATCGCCCCTTTGACCGTCCATCCCGTGACAATGGCAGTCTGACCCGTTCCGCAAATCAGTTGATTAGGCTTGTACTTTGGCTGGTATTGTAGTGCTGCGCTTTGACCCGTCGCGACCATGAGGGATTCAACCGTGAGAAATTGAGGGGATTTAGATTAAAAGTTCATTATCTGTCACCTGGCGATCGCTGATGCTGAGTCAATTGTTAATTCTTAGTACTGCTATTCACAGATAGGGTTTGGAAATAAAACCAGGGGTTCCACCCCTGCACCTCAAATTTCCCACCCTTATTTACGACGAGTTGTACTTAGGAATCATGAATTAAATAACCTGAAAAACGGCAACCCCATGTACGGGCGCGGCATTCGGCAGAGGGTTCTGAAACAATGGCAAGGGCTTTTGACCGAATGCCATGTCCCTACGCCAGGAATGACACCTTCATAAATTCACGATCCTTAGGTTCGTGGATTTAGCTGTTGCTGATAATCTGTGAATTTCGTAGGGGTGTCTCGCGAAACGCCCCTACAACGGTGATTAGTTTTTGAGAATCATATCTACGTCACAACGCCACCCACCTCTACCCAAGATGGAACTGATTAAATTCCCATTCCTGAGTTGACGAGTGGCTATGATCCTTAATCCTTGCCCCTCTACTCCCCTACTCCTCAGCCCTATTTATCTGAAAGACGTGGATGATAAGTATTCCTACTCAAACGTTCTGTCAAGGGGAAAGGGGTTATATAATGAGCACATCTTTATCAAAAATTTACAATTGGGGCTAGCTAGGTTGTCATCCCATGGTGCTGCAAAAATATACTCCGGCGATCGCTCTAACGCTATTATTTGCCTCTCCCGCCACTCCTAACCTCCTCGCGGACGCTTTAAGAAACAACTTTTTCCTTGCTCAGTCCCCTGCCAGTCCAACTGCATTTCCGTTGCCGGGGGCAGTGCCAAGTGGCACCATCGTGCGAATCGATGGGGCAACGAGCATGATTGTGATCAACGAGACGCTCAAGGAGCGGTTTGAGCAGCAGTATGTCGGGAGCCAGGTCACACTGCAAACCAAAGGAACCGATGCCGCGCTCCAGGCACTTCGCGATGGGGGAATTGACCTAGCCGCTGTGGGGCGACCCCTGACCCAAGCTGAAAAAGCCGAGGGGTTTGTAGAAGTCCCGATTAGCCGTGAAAAAATTGCAATTATTACCAGTCCTGAGAATCCGTTTAACGGTAACCTGACCTTTGCCCAATTTGCCCAAATCTTTCGTGGAGAGATTACGAACTGGTCAGAGCTAGGAGGCACGCCGGGAGCGATTCGCTTTGTCGATCGCCCCGATACCAGTGATACTCGTCAGGCATTGAGCAATTATCAGGTGTTCAAATCGGCTCCGTTTGAAACCGGAGCGAACACTACTCAGGTAGATCAAGACGACACAACCGCTGTGATCCAGGAACTCGGACAGAACGGCATCAGCTATGCGATCGCCAGTCAGGTGTTGGATCAACCGAATGTCAAGGTGATCCGGATGCACAGCACATTGCCGGATGATCCCCGCTACCCCTTTTCACAACCACGCGGGTATGTCTATTTCAAAACTGCCACTCCGGCGGCTCAAGCCTTTTTAGGCTATGCCACCGCTCCTGCCGGACAGGCCGCTGTGACCGAAGCAAAATTAGACGAAGCCGCAGCAGTTGCCTCTGGAGAAGCAGTTACCACGGCGGCTGAAGGGGCATCGGATGCCGCCGCAGCGGGAGTTGGAGTGGGCGTATTGGGGTCTGGGTTGATTGCCTTTAGCCCGGATGGACAGGCGATCGCCAGTGCGGCAGAAGACACCGCTCAACTGTGGGATCTGACTGGAAAACCGTTGGGACAATTACGCCACGGGGCAACCGTCACATCGGTTGCTTACAATCCCACTGGCAACGGTCTGTTAACTGCCGGAAAAGACGGTAATCTGCGGCTGTGGAGTGCTCAGGGAGAACCTGTGGGTGAACCGCTAGAGGCGCACGATGGGGGAGTCAAAGCGGCTGTGTTTAGCCCCGACGGTCAAACCATTGCCAGTGGTGGTGAAGACGGTACGGTGAAGCTCTGGAGTGCCGATGGGCAACCTTTAGGGAACCCCCTCGATCATCAAGGTAAAGTAGCTGCGATCGCCTTTAGCCCCGATGGTCAAACCATTGCCAGTGGCGGTGAGGGCACGATTCGTCGGTGGGATGTGCAGGGTAATCCAGTCGGCACGCCAATCACGGTAGAGGGTGAGGTGTCCTCGCTCGCCTTCAGTCCAGATGGGCAGGCGATCGCGGTGGCCGATGCCGATGGCACGATCCGCCTGTGGGACTTGCAGGGCAATCCCATGGGGCAACCGATTCAGACCGGGGGAGATGTAACCTCCCTTGGCTTTAGCCCCGATGGACGAACCCTTTTAGCAACGGGGGAAGACGGCACCCTCCAACTATGGGGTTTACAGGGCGACCTGGTCGGCAAAATCTTTAATGGCGATGAGGCGATCGCGGCTGCCTTTAGCCCTGACGGTCAAACCATTGCGGGAGTCGGGGAAGATGGAGTGGTAACCCTGGTCAGCGCAGAAGGAACCCCCGTGGGTGAACCCTTTGGTGGAGATGCCGAGACTGGAACTGACCGAGGCTTTCCCCTGTGGTTGGTGTTGCTGATTCCGATCGCCCTGCTGGCATTGTTGTTGTGGTGGTTAAGCAAACGCCGCACCCCATCTGAGCCAACGGATACCTCTACGTCCACGGCTGTAGGGACGACAACCCCCACCACCGCAGCACCTTCCCCATCCACTGAAGGCACTGATCTGGCTTCCAGAGTAGGTTCAGTTATTGCTTCCGATCGCGAATCAATCTCCGGTGAGCGTTCTTCGGTTGCAGCCTCCCCATCAGAGGGCACAGCGACTCCTCCAGCCGCAGAAACCATCAACCCCGATTTTCCAGTCATTCCCCCGGCGGCGACACCCGTCGATACAACTCCTCCCGTTGAGGCTACGGCTCCCGTTGAGGCGACCGATGCAGGCATGGGAGCTGCTATTGCCGGAGGGGCCGCACTGGCAGCCGGTGCTGGAGTCGGCGCATTGCCCCTACTAACCCGGTTGGTGTCTGGAGGTGATAGTCAGTTGACCCTCACCCCCTATAGCCCCAATCAAGTGCAAGCACGCTGGACAGTGTCCAATACCGATCGGGCGATCGCTCAACAACAAGGCGGACAGCAGTTTGCCGTGCGGCTCTACGATGTCACGGGTCTGGATCTGGAGACACAAGCCCCCCACAGTGTGCAGCAGATCACGGCGGATGAGCAAACTCAGCCGTTGTTACTCGCAATTCCAACTGACGAACGCGACTATCTGGCAGAGGTGGGTTACACCGCCGCTGATGGACAGTGGTTGGCTCTGGCGCGTTCGAATGCCGTTCGCCTGCCTAGCGGGTTTGACAATGCTGCAACGGTTGTGGCGACCCCCCCGACAGACACGCCGACTCAGGTCGCCGCTGCGCTGCTCGATCAAGCTGATGGGGCGTTTCCGACTCCCACCAGTCCACCTGCGTTGGGGATTGGTGGAGCCGCACTGGCAGCCGGATTGGGTGCAGCGGCAACGGCATCGCTATCGGGAGACGATGACCAATCACTGGTCGAAGCCAGCAAGTTTAATGTGGGGCAAACAGATCTCTCCGCTGAAGCCCTGGCAGATGTCGATGCCAACCTACCTGACCTGCCGGAAGGCTATGGTGAGAGTCGCATTGTCCTGATGCCTCGCGATCCGCAGTGGGCATATGCTTACTGGGATGTGCCTAACAACCATAAAGAGGAGTTGCGCCGTCAGGGAGGGGAGCGGTTAGCTCTGCGTCTCTATGACGTCACCGACATTGACTTGAATGCTCAGCGTCCCCATAGCTTGCAGGAATTTGCCTGTGAAGAAATGGCACGCGACTGGTATCTGCCGATCCCGGTGAGCGATCGCGACTATGTAGCTGAGATTGGTTATCTCACGGCTGAGGGTCGCTGGCTCATGCTGGCGCGGTCTGCCCCTGCCCATATTCCACCTGTATATCCCTCGGATTGGTTTGAAGAGCATTTTATGACCATCAGTTGGGATGAAGACCTGCGCGGCAGAACCCTGTATACCCTGATTCCACCCAGCCAACGGTCAGCGATCGCCCCCGAAAATCCGTTGTATGACCGCATCTTCGACATGGCACAGTCGGCTGAGGCGCAGCGCGTTGCGGGGTCGCTCTATGGTTCGATGCAGATGGTGCCGGGGCAAGCCATCAGTTCCTACGTCTTCCCGTCAGGGGTGGGTATGTGGGCGTTGCCAACCATGTCTATGTCGGGCATTGGCATGTCGGGGATCGGTTTCTCTGCGTCCGTTCCGGCGATTCGCCCGCGCAAATTCTGGTTGGTTGCGGATGCCGAGTTGATTGTCTACGGGGCAACTGAACCCGATGCGACGGTTACCATTGGCGATCGCGTTATCCAACTCAGCCCCGACGGCACCTTCCGCTTCCAAATGTCCTTCCAGGATGGCTTCATCGACTATCCGATTCAGGCTGTCGCCGCCGATGGTGAACAAACCCGCTCCATCCATATGGAGTTTGAACGCGAAACCCCCGAACGTCGCACGAATACTAAAGACGAGGCGATCGACGAGTGGTTGTAGAACAGGTAAGGGCAGGGTCACGATTAATCGCGCCCCTGCCTTTAACATCGGAATCTTTCTATAGTTGATCTAAAGTTCAGTCCGCTTCTAGAAATGCCTTTCTAAGATAGAGATAGAGGCTATCTAGGAGTGGCAACCGTGGAAATGCTGATGTTGCCTCCTGGATGGCTTAAACCAAACAGCAAGGAGGGAATACGTGACTGACACTGATCAATCCATCGATCTAAATCACAAATATGCCCTCGATCGAGACTCCACAACATTGTCTCGCCATGTCTTACAGCAGTTGCAAAGCTTTTCACCGGAAGCGCAAGACTTAAGTGCCCTGATGAATCGCATTGCACTGGCGGCAAAGTTAATTGCGCGTCGTCTAACTCGCGCAGGGCTAGTAGAAGATGCACTGGGCTTTACCGGACGAACCAATGTCCAAGGGGAAGCCGTCAAAAAAATGGATGTTTACGCCAATCAGGTATTTATCTCGGTTTTTGAGCAGAGCGGTTTGGTGTGCCGCCTTGCCTCCGAAGAGATGGAAAAGCCTTATTACATTCCTGAAAACTGCCCCATTGGTCGTTACACCCTACTCTATGACCCAATTGATGGCTCATCCAACCTGGATACCAACCTGAATGTCGGCGCGATTTTTGCGATTCGGCAACAGGAGGGAGAAGATCTCGATGGCACAGCAAAAGACTTGCTGCAAAGCGGTCGCAAACAAATCGCAGCAGGATACGTGTTATTTGGACCCAGCACCATGCTGGTCTACTCCATCGGCACAGGGGTACACGCCTTTACACTTGATCCCAGCCTGGGAGAATTCATTCTCTCAAATGAAAACATCACCGTTCCGGAGCACGGACCCATCTATAGCGTCAACGAGGGTAACTTCTGGCAATGGGATGAGTCCATTCGGGATTACATTCGCTACGTTCATCGCCATGAAGGTTATACCGCTCGCTACGGAGGGGCATTGGTAGGAGATTTTCACCGCATCCTATTTCAGGGTGGTGTTTTCCTCTATCCCGGCACGGTAAAAAAACCAGAGGGCAAATTACGGTTGCTGTATGAGTCTGCGCCGCTTGCCTATTTGATAGAGCAGGCAGGTGGTCGAGCCAGCACAGGGGATCAAGACATTTTGGATGTGGTTCCCGATCATATTCACATGCGAACTCCGTTGATCATTGGTAGCAAGGAGGATGTCGCACTCGTGGAGTCCTTTATTCAGGAACGCCGCCGGGAGCAACAAGTCGAAGAAACGCTAGCTCCACAGCGTTAGCTCCATAACGTTAGTTAGAGGCTAACTCAGCCGATTCTCAGCAACATGATGTTTAGTAGGAACAACTATAGGAGCTATAGGGATAATGACAGCCACAAATCACTTGCTTGAGATCAAGCAGTATGGTCAAAGTATTTGGATGGACAACTTAACCCGCGACATATTGCAGTCGGGGGAATTGAAAGATCTCGTTGAAAACAAGGGCATTGCGGGGATCACTTCAAACCCTGCCATTTTTGAAAAAGCGATTAACGGCAACAAAATTTATGATGCCGATATTGAAGCAGGGATTCGAGCAGGTAAGCCCGTTTTGGAGATCTACGAGTCACTGACGTTTGATGATATTCGCAATGCTTGTGATATCCTGCGTCCGGTGTATGAGTCCTCCAATGGGTTGGATGGATACGTCAGCATTGAGGTGCCTCCCACGATCGCCCGTGAC
It encodes:
- a CDS encoding WGxxGxxG-CTERM domain-containing protein, with protein sequence MKLSNLSKQVWLNVFAVGFTTLALALPVTATSGTSSTTGGTAGTTGGTSTTGGATGDGATGGTTGGTTGGTTGGTTGGTTGGTTGTTGTTGGTTGGTSTTGGITGGAAGDATGGTTGGTTGGTTGTTGGTTGGTTGTTGTTGGTTGGTTGTTGTTGTTGGTTGGTTGTTGGTTGGTTGTTGGTTGGTTGTTGGTTGGTTGGTTGTTTAPYDATGTTTDTLQTEDDSDWSWLGLLGLAGLAGLLPKREEPARHTDPNVTTRSGSR
- a CDS encoding HAD family hydrolase, which produces MALQGLLLDVDGTLVLSNDAHAQAWVEAFAKFGYDIDFETVRGMIGMGGDRIMPQLVPGLNDEEGTGKEISAYRKQLVLEKFVPQLAPANGSRELLQKMQESGLKLVVASSASNEELGALLKAAQVDDLIQDATTSSDTEASKPAPDIVEAALNKGNFAPDEVVMLGDTPYDIESAAKAGVPVIAMRCGGFQEEQLKGAIAIYNDPADLLQHYDESPLAQAASRPDN
- a CDS encoding PsaJ protein (Enables the organization of the psaE and psaF subunits) — translated: MKNPGNNQPAYFSQYLSLAPVLAVVSVSVAFSLWLIINAFFPDLLFHPMP
- the dut gene encoding dUTP diphosphatase — its product is MTLKVKLLNENARLPHYAHPGDAGLDLFSTVDTLIEPGGSALIPTGLSIQLPPCTEAQVRPRSGLALKHQVTVLNTPGTIDEGYRGEVGVILINHGKAPFHVAIGMKIAQMVIKPVYPVTVQAVEELESTSRGEGGFGSTGV
- a CDS encoding thymidylate synthase, which encodes MVATGQSAALQYQPKYKPNQLICGTGQTAIVTGWTVKGAIAKKLRPHEYGVIGQLYSPTRGISLLLRNLFANPQVRFLVVLNATKEDQNAGACTCLLDFLRNGVKPGKTDTGRDCWVVQSPITGYIDIEIPLEALEQLRQSLEWREAKSIAEAVQQVQTFAARGEVVAWGTALTFPQAPLTPTTLPGVRYGHRIEGKTIAETWVKIIHRIKTTGTIRPTAYDGHWQELIDLVAIVTDEPDGFYFPEPNYLPVDRPFIQQYISQILDDAPLREGVKYTYGQRLRSWFGQDQIQQVIEKLSVDLNSARAVMSLWDVNDHVAGDSPPCLNHIWVRVVDGELSLTATFRSNDMFSAWVANAMGLRALQQHILQEISTRTSTPLTLGPLITVSQSAHIYDDCWENSDRLIESQYPKICQQRDYADPVGSFTIAVQQNEILVEHLTPGSGEAINCYSGRSATQLYRQIAADCPALQPEHALYLGAELQKAEIALTRPEHFSYEQDKPLKAGVGNGE
- a CDS encoding DUF4912 domain-containing protein, encoding MVLQKYTPAIALTLLFASPATPNLLADALRNNFFLAQSPASPTAFPLPGAVPSGTIVRIDGATSMIVINETLKERFEQQYVGSQVTLQTKGTDAALQALRDGGIDLAAVGRPLTQAEKAEGFVEVPISREKIAIITSPENPFNGNLTFAQFAQIFRGEITNWSELGGTPGAIRFVDRPDTSDTRQALSNYQVFKSAPFETGANTTQVDQDDTTAVIQELGQNGISYAIASQVLDQPNVKVIRMHSTLPDDPRYPFSQPRGYVYFKTATPAAQAFLGYATAPAGQAAVTEAKLDEAAAVASGEAVTTAAEGASDAAAAGVGVGVLGSGLIAFSPDGQAIASAAEDTAQLWDLTGKPLGQLRHGATVTSVAYNPTGNGLLTAGKDGNLRLWSAQGEPVGEPLEAHDGGVKAAVFSPDGQTIASGGEDGTVKLWSADGQPLGNPLDHQGKVAAIAFSPDGQTIASGGEGTIRRWDVQGNPVGTPITVEGEVSSLAFSPDGQAIAVADADGTIRLWDLQGNPMGQPIQTGGDVTSLGFSPDGRTLLATGEDGTLQLWGLQGDLVGKIFNGDEAIAAAFSPDGQTIAGVGEDGVVTLVSAEGTPVGEPFGGDAETGTDRGFPLWLVLLIPIALLALLLWWLSKRRTPSEPTDTSTSTAVGTTTPTTAAPSPSTEGTDLASRVGSVIASDRESISGERSSVAASPSEGTATPPAAETINPDFPVIPPAATPVDTTPPVEATAPVEATDAGMGAAIAGGAALAAGAGVGALPLLTRLVSGGDSQLTLTPYSPNQVQARWTVSNTDRAIAQQQGGQQFAVRLYDVTGLDLETQAPHSVQQITADEQTQPLLLAIPTDERDYLAEVGYTAADGQWLALARSNAVRLPSGFDNAATVVATPPTDTPTQVAAALLDQADGAFPTPTSPPALGIGGAALAAGLGAAATASLSGDDDQSLVEASKFNVGQTDLSAEALADVDANLPDLPEGYGESRIVLMPRDPQWAYAYWDVPNNHKEELRRQGGERLALRLYDVTDIDLNAQRPHSLQEFACEEMARDWYLPIPVSDRDYVAEIGYLTAEGRWLMLARSAPAHIPPVYPSDWFEEHFMTISWDEDLRGRTLYTLIPPSQRSAIAPENPLYDRIFDMAQSAEAQRVAGSLYGSMQMVPGQAISSYVFPSGVGMWALPTMSMSGIGMSGIGFSASVPAIRPRKFWLVADAELIVYGATEPDATVTIGDRVIQLSPDGTFRFQMSFQDGFIDYPIQAVAADGEQTRSIHMEFERETPERRTNTKDEAIDEWL
- the fbp gene encoding class 1 fructose-bisphosphatase; its protein translation is MTDTDQSIDLNHKYALDRDSTTLSRHVLQQLQSFSPEAQDLSALMNRIALAAKLIARRLTRAGLVEDALGFTGRTNVQGEAVKKMDVYANQVFISVFEQSGLVCRLASEEMEKPYYIPENCPIGRYTLLYDPIDGSSNLDTNLNVGAIFAIRQQEGEDLDGTAKDLLQSGRKQIAAGYVLFGPSTMLVYSIGTGVHAFTLDPSLGEFILSNENITVPEHGPIYSVNEGNFWQWDESIRDYIRYVHRHEGYTARYGGALVGDFHRILFQGGVFLYPGTVKKPEGKLRLLYESAPLAYLIEQAGGRASTGDQDILDVVPDHIHMRTPLIIGSKEDVALVESFIQERRREQQVEETLAPQR